One Ignavibacterium album JCM 16511 genomic region harbors:
- the uvrC gene encoding excinuclease ABC subunit UvrC, translating to MNSKLELQLKNLPSQPGVYQFLNKNGKIIYVGKAKNLRNRVRSYFQNNVTSPKTLAIVEKTEELQIVVTDSEVEALILENNLIKQFKPRYNVNLKDDKSYPFIKVTNELFPRIYPTRHLLNDGSKYFGPYTDVKSMKASLRMINQIFRIRSCKLDLTEENINAKKFKVCLDYHIKKCDGPCEGLISAVAYNEMVKEVIQLLKGRTDELIKSLTEKMNNAVENLEFEKAAELRDKINQLTSISSKQKIVSDDFDDRDIFAIAFEGKDSSCSVFNIRDGKLIGKKQLRLSIEEGEELPHIYSAAIKFYYQDFAEIPKEIVLEIEPEDKDAILEWLIQKVNNKVKFVIPQRGDLKSLVKMCKENAMLQLKEIQIQKMKNLGNVPYPLAALQRDLRLKNLPKKIECFDISNIQGSDSVASMVVFVDGKPKKSLYRKFIIKSIEGPDDFASMREVIERRYSKLLTENETFPDLIMVDGGKGQLSSAVEILNKLGFRNYNIIGLAKRLEEVFFPGKSEPETIAKTSSGLKLLQQIRDEAHRFAITFHRQRRSKRIISTELTEIKGIGTQTAKLLIEKFGSLEAVKSSSLEELASVIGIKKAELVKSHFNQSTE from the coding sequence ATGAATTCAAAATTAGAGTTACAATTAAAAAATTTACCTTCTCAACCTGGTGTTTATCAATTTCTAAATAAGAATGGTAAGATCATTTATGTAGGTAAAGCTAAGAATTTAAGAAACCGTGTAAGAAGTTATTTTCAGAATAATGTTACATCACCCAAGACATTAGCAATTGTTGAGAAGACAGAAGAACTGCAGATTGTTGTTACCGACAGCGAAGTAGAAGCTCTAATACTTGAGAACAATCTTATCAAGCAATTCAAACCAAGATATAATGTAAATCTTAAAGACGACAAAAGTTATCCTTTCATAAAAGTTACAAATGAACTTTTCCCAAGAATTTATCCAACAAGACATTTGCTAAATGATGGCTCAAAATATTTTGGACCTTATACCGATGTTAAAAGTATGAAAGCATCACTCAGAATGATTAATCAGATTTTCAGAATCAGAAGCTGCAAACTTGATTTAACCGAAGAGAATATAAATGCTAAGAAATTTAAAGTCTGTCTTGATTATCATATTAAGAAATGCGACGGACCTTGCGAAGGTTTGATTAGTGCAGTTGCTTATAATGAAATGGTAAAAGAAGTAATTCAACTTCTTAAAGGAAGAACTGACGAACTGATAAAATCACTCACAGAAAAAATGAATAATGCAGTTGAAAATCTTGAGTTTGAAAAAGCTGCCGAATTAAGAGACAAGATAAATCAATTAACAAGTATATCATCAAAACAAAAAATTGTAAGTGATGATTTTGATGATAGAGATATTTTCGCAATCGCATTTGAAGGAAAAGATTCAAGCTGTTCGGTTTTCAATATTCGTGATGGAAAATTAATTGGCAAGAAACAACTTCGTCTTTCTATAGAAGAAGGTGAAGAGCTTCCGCATATCTATTCGGCTGCAATAAAATTTTATTATCAGGATTTTGCAGAAATTCCAAAAGAGATTGTGCTTGAAATTGAACCGGAAGACAAAGATGCAATTCTTGAGTGGCTGATTCAGAAAGTAAATAATAAAGTAAAATTTGTTATTCCGCAAAGAGGCGATTTAAAGTCACTTGTAAAAATGTGCAAAGAAAATGCTATGCTTCAGCTTAAAGAAATTCAGATTCAGAAGATGAAAAATTTAGGAAATGTACCTTATCCGCTTGCTGCATTGCAAAGAGATTTGAGATTAAAAAATCTTCCGAAAAAAATTGAGTGCTTTGATATTTCAAACATTCAGGGTTCGGATAGTGTTGCCAGCATGGTAGTTTTTGTTGATGGAAAACCGAAGAAAAGTTTATACAGAAAATTTATCATAAAGAGCATTGAAGGACCAGATGACTTTGCAAGCATGCGCGAAGTGATTGAAAGAAGGTATTCAAAACTGCTGACTGAAAATGAAACTTTTCCCGATTTGATAATGGTTGATGGAGGCAAAGGTCAGCTTTCAAGTGCTGTAGAGATATTAAATAAACTTGGATTCAGAAATTATAACATAATCGGATTAGCAAAAAGGTTGGAAGAAGTTTTCTTTCCGGGAAAATCAGAACCTGAAACTATTGCGAAAACATCATCAGGATTAAAACTTTTGCAACAAATAAGAGATGAAGCTCATCGTTTTGCAATTACCTTCCACAGACAAAGAAGATCGAAAAGAATTATTTCAACTGAGCTGACTGAGATTAAAGGCATTGGCACACAAACTGCTAAACTGCTTATCGAAAAATTCGGAAGTCTTGAAGCAGTAAAATCCTCATCACTTGAAGAACTTGCTTCGGTAATCGGAATTAAGAAAGCAGAATTAGTAAAATCTCATTTTAACCAAAGCACGGAATGA
- the glgC gene encoding glucose-1-phosphate adenylyltransferase translates to MFSPGSSILRETITVILAGGQGERLYPLTAVRSKPAVPFGGKYRIIDFALSNCLNSGLRRIYVLTQYKSDSLNMHLFEAWSIFNPELGEFIYSVPPQRKMNNDWYLGTANAIYQNLNLFSDKKAKWVLILSGDHIYKMDYLKFIDNHIKHDADLSMACIEVPKDQASRFGIVGIDENYNVQSFIEKPPVPPEIPDKKGYSFVNMGIYVFKASVLKDVLLEMESKKIKALDFGQDVIPYMVKSNLKVIAFRFIDENKKVQPYWRDIGTLDSYYAANMDLISVTPEFNLYDSEWPLRTYQYQYPPAKTVSHEGERVGRTLNSLVCDGTIVSGGLVERSILGANVRINSYSYITDSILFHNVWVGRHARIRRAIIDKNVFIPEGYEIGFDPEEDKKKFTVTETGIVVIPKNMVLKD, encoded by the coding sequence ATGTTCTCCCCTGGTTCATCAATTCTCAGAGAAACAATCACCGTTATTCTTGCTGGTGGTCAAGGTGAAAGACTTTATCCGTTAACCGCAGTCAGAAGTAAACCTGCTGTTCCTTTTGGAGGCAAATACAGAATTATAGATTTTGCTTTATCAAATTGTCTCAACTCAGGTTTAAGAAGAATTTATGTACTAACGCAATATAAATCTGACTCTCTAAATATGCATCTGTTCGAAGCATGGAGTATTTTTAATCCTGAGCTAGGAGAGTTCATTTATTCAGTTCCGCCTCAAAGAAAAATGAATAATGATTGGTATCTCGGAACAGCAAATGCAATCTATCAGAATCTTAATCTGTTTTCTGATAAAAAAGCAAAGTGGGTTTTGATTTTAAGTGGTGACCATATCTACAAGATGGACTACTTAAAGTTCATTGATAATCATATAAAGCACGATGCTGATTTAAGTATGGCTTGCATCGAAGTTCCAAAAGATCAGGCAAGCAGATTTGGAATCGTTGGAATTGACGAAAATTATAATGTACAATCATTTATTGAGAAACCTCCTGTTCCACCTGAAATTCCTGATAAGAAAGGTTATTCATTTGTGAATATGGGAATTTATGTTTTTAAAGCTTCAGTATTGAAAGATGTTTTGCTTGAGATGGAATCGAAAAAAATCAAAGCGCTTGACTTTGGTCAGGATGTAATTCCATATATGGTAAAATCTAACCTTAAAGTAATTGCTTTCCGTTTCATTGATGAGAATAAAAAAGTTCAACCATATTGGAGAGATATCGGAACACTCGATAGTTATTATGCTGCAAATATGGATTTGATAAGTGTTACACCGGAATTTAATCTTTATGATTCAGAATGGCCTTTAAGAACATATCAATATCAATATCCACCTGCAAAAACAGTTTCGCACGAAGGAGAAAGAGTTGGAAGAACTTTGAATTCACTTGTTTGTGATGGTACAATTGTTTCAGGTGGTTTGGTCGAGCGGTCAATTCTTGGAGCTAATGTCAGAATAAATTCTTATTCGTACATCACAGATTCAATTCTCTTCCACAATGTTTGGGTTGGTCGTCACGCACGAATCAGAAGAGCCATAATTGATAAAAATGTATTTATACCTGAAGGGTATGAAATCGGATTTGATCCAGAGGAAGACAAGAAAAAATTCACTGTGACTGAAACAGGTATTGTTGTTATTCCAAAAAATATGGTGCTTAAAGACTAA
- a CDS encoding M1 family metallopeptidase: MFLGIKLLQLLLIFNTLLFNIFFNDGIRAGYVSSSQKNIDILQYYLKLDLNWGKKLITGETKILAHKLISDQKNIDLHFYGNMIVKKVSSDSAVLKFHHIKNILSIDVSEINRDTIEFTIQYYGTPKKSGFNGFVFGEINNIPLIYNLSEPNYTPSWFPCDDDPEDKALFDIEITNDTSFVSVSNGRLVNVENKGEKRTYHWKSNYPISTYLIAVYSSKYISFTQTYKSISGKELPLEFYVLPDHLEEAKKDFAEHKEMLEAFENLFGEYPFADDKYGVAEFLWNYGAMETQTITGIGYNLVSGKNFARDILAHELAHHWWGNAVGPKIWKDIWLNEGFASYSEALFLEYKFGDASLQSAMRGKFSEYFRGSLYNPVNLFSETVYDKGAWVLHMLRNEIGDSNFFGSLKKYYEVFKYTNASTEDFKSICESVSNQNLDKFFDDWVYNDKGIIRCNYSLSDDKTILIAQSNEEFNDFHFNLELKIIYSDGSTEFKTFRVENSKVKFNLNSVKRIKEVIPDPNGKLLAIFNEEGHQQ; the protein is encoded by the coding sequence ATGTTTTTAGGAATTAAACTTCTACAATTACTTTTGATATTCAATACTCTGCTATTTAATATTTTTTTTAATGACGGAATTAGAGCGGGATATGTTTCTTCATCTCAGAAGAATATTGATATTCTTCAGTATTATCTTAAACTGGATTTGAATTGGGGGAAAAAGTTAATCACAGGTGAAACTAAAATACTTGCTCATAAATTAATTTCTGATCAAAAAAATATTGATTTACATTTTTATGGAAATATGATTGTCAAAAAAGTTAGTTCAGATTCAGCTGTGTTAAAGTTTCATCATATTAAAAACATTCTTTCAATTGATGTTTCTGAAATCAATCGGGATACTATTGAATTTACAATTCAATATTATGGAACTCCGAAAAAATCGGGATTTAATGGTTTTGTCTTCGGTGAGATAAATAATATACCTCTCATTTATAATTTAAGTGAACCGAATTACACCCCAAGCTGGTTTCCTTGCGACGATGATCCTGAAGATAAAGCTTTGTTCGATATCGAAATAACAAATGATACAAGTTTTGTCTCGGTTTCGAACGGAAGATTGGTTAATGTAGAAAATAAAGGTGAGAAACGAACCTATCATTGGAAATCGAATTATCCGATTTCAACATACCTGATTGCTGTTTATTCATCAAAGTATATTTCATTTACTCAAACCTATAAATCAATCTCAGGAAAAGAACTTCCACTTGAGTTTTATGTATTGCCAGATCATTTGGAGGAAGCCAAAAAAGATTTCGCTGAACATAAAGAAATGCTTGAAGCTTTTGAAAATCTTTTTGGTGAATATCCTTTTGCTGATGATAAATATGGAGTTGCAGAATTTTTATGGAATTATGGAGCAATGGAAACCCAAACTATCACAGGGATTGGATACAATCTTGTATCTGGAAAAAACTTTGCAAGAGATATTCTCGCACACGAACTTGCACATCATTGGTGGGGAAATGCCGTTGGTCCAAAAATCTGGAAAGATATTTGGTTGAATGAAGGTTTCGCTTCTTACAGTGAAGCATTATTTCTTGAGTATAAATTTGGTGATGCTTCATTACAATCTGCAATGAGAGGTAAATTCAGTGAGTATTTCCGGGGATCTCTTTATAATCCTGTTAACCTTTTCAGCGAAACGGTCTATGATAAAGGAGCCTGGGTTCTTCATATGTTAAGAAATGAAATAGGTGATTCGAACTTCTTCGGCTCGTTAAAAAAATATTATGAAGTTTTCAAATACACTAATGCTTCTACAGAGGATTTTAAAAGTATCTGCGAATCTGTAAGCAATCAGAATCTTGATAAATTTTTTGATGATTGGGTTTATAATGATAAAGGAATTATCAGATGTAATTACAGTCTTTCCGATGATAAAACTATTTTAATTGCTCAGTCAAATGAAGAGTTCAATGATTTTCATTTTAATCTTGAATTGAAAATTATTTATTCTGATGGTTCGACAGAATTCAAAACTTTCAGAGTCGAAAACAGCAAAGTAAAATTCAATCTGAACTCAGTAAAACGAATAAAAGAAGTTATTCCGGACCCAAACGGTAAACTACTTGCAATTTTCAATGAAGAAGGACATCAACAATAA
- a CDS encoding UDP-2,3-diacylglucosamine diphosphatase, with the protein MNKTYLFISDVHLGLQSREIENAKERKLVEFLNFAKSNCDELFIAGDLFDYWFEYRHVYQKGFFRTLTALQDLTEAGIKVHYFIGNHDFFHNGFFEKEIGLILYPNPSEFRLNDKRFYVGHGDGLVKNDLGYNILKLILRSSFTQFLYSLIHPDLGVALASHTSKSSRDYTSKKDYGEEDGLFEAAKRKIDEGYDFVLFGHLHRKQFLNYKNGYYINLGSWITEPCFGKFTDKFEIIDIK; encoded by the coding sequence GTGAACAAGACTTACTTATTTATCTCTGATGTACATCTTGGGCTGCAGTCCAGGGAGATTGAAAATGCAAAAGAACGAAAACTTGTTGAGTTTCTGAACTTCGCAAAAAGTAATTGTGATGAATTATTTATTGCAGGAGATTTATTTGATTACTGGTTTGAATATCGTCATGTTTATCAAAAAGGTTTTTTCAGAACACTTACTGCTTTGCAGGATTTAACTGAAGCAGGAATTAAAGTACATTACTTTATCGGTAATCACGATTTTTTTCATAATGGATTTTTCGAAAAAGAAATTGGTTTAATTCTGTATCCAAATCCTTCTGAGTTTCGTCTAAACGACAAAAGATTTTATGTTGGTCACGGTGATGGATTGGTTAAAAACGATTTAGGTTATAATATTCTGAAATTAATTTTAAGAAGTAGTTTTACTCAGTTTTTGTATTCGCTGATTCATCCTGATCTTGGGGTTGCACTTGCAAGCCATACCAGCAAATCAAGTCGTGACTATACCAGCAAAAAAGATTATGGTGAAGAAGATGGTCTGTTTGAAGCTGCTAAAAGAAAAATTGATGAAGGATATGATTTTGTTTTATTCGGTCATCTTCATAGAAAACAATTTCTGAATTATAAAAATGGTTATTACATAAATTTAGGTTCGTGGATAACAGAACCTTGCTTCGGAAAATTTACTGATAAGTTTGAAATAATAGATATCAAATAA
- a CDS encoding penicillin-binding protein 1A produces MANKKSELNTKRKRIIISSVALIFVILIIYIISGLPSLEELENPKPILASKVFSSDGELIGQFFIENRIETNIDSLPKHLIEALIATEDKNFYDHWGVDVGRFFKAMIKNIITLSFTEGEGASTITQQCAKNLYNLKSGRENALDKVVRKIREWISAVQIERNFTKNEILELYLNVSYFGRGAYGIESAAKIYFNKKASELTLPESAMLIALLKSSEYYDPVKNYDNALRRRNVVLNNMVVNGYLSENEYQKLKQLPIQLATDRPSAIRTDAPHFMEYIRLQLTPIMEKYGYDLYRDGLNIYTTLDMKMQRIANKSSAKHISEYQELFNKNWNWDRNKSLLADLLDKAIKNNPAYRNAIGATEKTRIYNSLKNLQSFVDSVKKEAAKIEVGFVVMDPHNGYIKALVGGTNQEFGRGLNHVTGIRRQPGSAFKPFVYATAIENGYFPAYTLLNQKFDYNGWSPDNADNEYTGYETLRWGLAYSVNVIAGRMTISNIAPPSQVISIAKRMGINSKLDPFPAIALGTMEVSPLEITSAFGTFANKGVHVEPISILRIEDRNGILVQEFSPQSVQAISPQTASIMADMMQDVVNYGTGAGVRRYFQYPAAGKTGTTQKFSDAWFVGYTPDLVAGVWVGFDDHRVKFTNWYGQGAKAALPIWAMFMQAAYKELNLPLKYFELADGVETATFCKETMRLGDTRLATENCPETYTDIINSNNLPATCEIHGGGGRIIRENRSGESGWSH; encoded by the coding sequence ATGGCGAATAAAAAATCTGAACTGAATACAAAACGAAAAAGAATAATAATATCATCGGTAGCATTAATTTTTGTTATTCTGATCATTTATATCATCAGCGGGTTACCTTCTCTTGAAGAACTTGAAAATCCCAAACCAATTCTTGCAAGTAAGGTTTTTTCTTCTGACGGAGAATTGATTGGACAGTTTTTTATCGAGAACCGAATTGAAACAAATATCGATAGTTTACCTAAACATCTTATTGAAGCTCTTATAGCTACAGAAGATAAGAACTTCTATGATCACTGGGGTGTTGATGTTGGACGATTCTTTAAAGCAATGATAAAAAATATTATTACGCTTTCTTTTACTGAAGGAGAAGGTGCAAGCACTATTACTCAGCAATGCGCAAAAAATTTATATAATTTAAAGTCAGGAAGAGAAAATGCACTGGATAAAGTAGTCAGAAAAATACGGGAATGGATTTCAGCAGTTCAGATAGAAAGAAATTTTACAAAGAATGAAATTCTAGAGCTTTATCTTAATGTATCATACTTTGGCAGAGGAGCTTATGGAATTGAGTCGGCGGCAAAAATTTATTTTAATAAAAAAGCAAGTGAGCTTACACTACCGGAATCAGCAATGTTGATTGCATTGCTCAAATCTTCTGAGTATTATGATCCGGTTAAGAACTATGATAATGCTCTTCGTCGGAGAAATGTTGTATTAAATAATATGGTTGTGAATGGATATCTTTCGGAAAATGAATATCAGAAGTTAAAGCAGCTTCCCATTCAATTAGCAACAGATCGCCCAAGTGCAATCAGAACTGATGCTCCTCATTTTATGGAATACATCAGATTACAATTGACTCCAATAATGGAAAAATATGGTTATGATTTATATCGTGATGGATTAAATATCTACACAACCTTAGACATGAAAATGCAGAGAATTGCAAATAAATCTTCCGCTAAACATATTTCAGAATATCAGGAGTTATTTAACAAAAACTGGAATTGGGACCGCAACAAAAGTCTTCTTGCAGATTTATTGGATAAAGCAATAAAAAATAATCCCGCATACAGAAATGCAATTGGAGCAACCGAAAAAACCAGAATATATAACTCTTTAAAGAACTTACAATCATTTGTTGATTCAGTTAAGAAAGAAGCTGCCAAAATTGAAGTTGGTTTTGTGGTGATGGATCCTCACAACGGATATATTAAAGCTTTGGTTGGCGGCACTAATCAGGAATTTGGCAGAGGATTAAATCATGTTACAGGAATAAGAAGACAGCCCGGCTCAGCATTTAAGCCATTTGTTTATGCTACTGCAATTGAGAACGGATATTTTCCGGCTTATACTTTATTAAATCAAAAATTTGATTATAATGGTTGGTCGCCTGATAATGCAGATAATGAGTATACCGGTTATGAAACACTCAGGTGGGGATTAGCGTATTCTGTAAATGTAATTGCCGGCAGAATGACAATTAGTAATATTGCTCCTCCGTCACAGGTAATCAGCATTGCCAAAAGAATGGGAATAAATTCTAAACTTGATCCTTTCCCTGCAATAGCATTAGGGACGATGGAAGTTAGTCCGCTTGAAATTACTTCTGCTTTCGGAACATTTGCTAATAAAGGAGTTCATGTAGAACCAATTTCAATTTTAAGAATAGAAGATAGAAATGGAATTTTAGTACAGGAATTCTCGCCGCAAAGTGTACAAGCAATATCTCCGCAAACTGCATCTATAATGGCTGATATGATGCAGGATGTAGTTAATTATGGAACCGGAGCTGGTGTAAGAAGATATTTTCAATATCCGGCAGCCGGAAAAACTGGTACAACTCAAAAATTTTCAGATGCATGGTTTGTTGGATACACGCCTGATTTAGTTGCCGGTGTTTGGGTTGGTTTTGATGACCACAGAGTTAAATTCACTAATTGGTATGGACAAGGAGCAAAAGCTGCTTTACCAATTTGGGCAATGTTTATGCAAGCAGCATACAAAGAGTTAAATCTTCCTCTAAAATATTTTGAGCTTGCTGACGGAGTTGAAACAGCAACATTTTGTAAAGAAACAATGAGATTAGGTGACACAAGATTGGCAACAGAAAATTGTCCTGAGACTTATACTGATATTATCAACTCAAATAATCTGCCTGCAACTTGTGAAATTCATGGTGGTGGAGGAAGAATAATTCGTGAAAACAGAAGTGGTGAAAGTGGCTGGAGTCATTAG
- a CDS encoding GIY-YIG nuclease family protein, whose product MRSKIKNFIYVGMTANIDDRMRRHNTGYERTTRSYRPFELIYLEEFENRQEARVKEKYLKSGVGKELLKRLKDKV is encoded by the coding sequence TTGAGAAGTAAAATAAAGAATTTCATCTATGTTGGAATGACTGCTAATATTGATGACAGGATGCGAAGACATAATACCGGATATGAGAGAACAACGAGAAGTTATCGGCCCTTCGAGTTAATTTATCTTGAAGAATTTGAAAACAGACAAGAAGCAAGAGTTAAAGAGAAGTATTTAAAGAGTGGAGTGGGAAAAGAACTATTAAAGCGACTTAAAGATAAAGTCTAA
- a CDS encoding DUF4397 domain-containing protein → MDTSVNPIPSSINYSSQMKVVNLATGAGSASLTLNGQSLGSVTFGGELPGSQEAFLTIPSGSKSLVASFDNGSSKSFRFSATTDYKFRAFLVGSAADTTGPSLVIVNQRYIWQTKDSENGKPLFPADTAWISVFNGSPDITVNSIKIGADVNEFSTPLELGKNSTYLKNAAGNVTIEITYNNTEILSFSYDLSAKSRYTIVLYDVSANLKYAVLLDD, encoded by the coding sequence GTGGATACAAGTGTTAATCCCATTCCCAGCAGCATCAACTATTCCAGTCAAATGAAGGTTGTTAATCTTGCAACCGGAGCTGGGTCAGCATCACTAACTCTAAATGGACAATCTTTAGGTTCAGTTACATTTGGTGGTGAGTTACCTGGTTCCCAGGAAGCATTTTTAACAATTCCATCCGGAAGTAAATCGTTGGTAGCTTCGTTTGATAATGGAAGCAGTAAGTCATTTCGGTTCTCTGCCACAACCGATTATAAATTCAGAGCATTTTTAGTCGGTAGTGCAGCGGATACCACAGGTCCTTCGCTTGTTATTGTTAATCAAAGATATATCTGGCAAACAAAAGATTCTGAAAACGGCAAGCCGTTATTTCCTGCAGATACTGCCTGGATTTCAGTATTCAATGGTTCACCTGATATTACTGTAAACAGCATTAAAATCGGTGCAGATGTAAACGAGTTTTCTACACCCTTAGAGCTTGGAAAAAACTCAACATACCTGAAAAATGCAGCTGGTAATGTTACAATTGAAATTACTTACAACAACACCGAAATACTAAGCTTTAGTTATGACTTAAGCGCAAAGAGCAGATATACAATCGTTTTATATGATGTATCTGCTAACTTAAAATATGCTGTTTTACTTGATGACTAA